A window of the Sabethes cyaneus chromosome 1, idSabCyanKW18_F2, whole genome shotgun sequence genome harbors these coding sequences:
- the LOC128746304 gene encoding U3 small nucleolar RNA-interacting protein 2 — MSSFFLKGKPRKETVLKRKYDKTLSNKKDKKASRKEKPQPESEEEIDSDQEEELSAAIISKKKKFNFEDEDEAMLETPQDKRLRLAKKYLNEISEIEQGKREDEEIHDSISKVLREDYLESVGKLYREVSDNYLGYDLDSAVTLKFKQQHLSPTCLCLTEDDRFLYVANKNGIIARWDLNKKEKLCSTKPQRTSIQALAISYDLKFLVVADGTNEIKVLDGTSLEPVNSLSGHSDVVTGVVFRKNTHQMYSCSNDRTVKVWSLDEMLYVETLYGHQSGVTSIDALARERAITSGGSDHSVRIWKIAEESQLVYNCPATVNSVECVRLIGDEHFLTCGTDGSVSVWSSGKKRPLHTVPLAHGQSSNGEANWISSIATLLNTDVIASGSCDGWVRLWKLVGPGKKIEPLMEVPVEGFVNALKFTADGKRLIICVGQEHRLGRWWSIKQAKNRTIVLPLKVVEREDHRKANKD; from the exons ATGTCGTCATTTTTCCTAAAAGGAAAACCACGAAAGGAGACGGTCTTGAAGCGAAAG TACGACAAGACACTCTcgaacaaaaaagataaaaaggcTTCCCGTAAGGAAAAGCCCCAACCGGAATCGGAAGAGGAAATCGACAGCGATCAAGAGGAAGAGCTAAGCGCGGCTATAatatcgaaaaagaaaaaattcaaCTTCGAAGATGAGGACGAAGCAATGCTCGAAACACCGCAGGATAAACGGCTTCGGCTGGCCAAAAAGTATCTCAACGAGATTTCCGAAATCGAACAAGGAAAGCGAGAGGACGAAGAGATACACGACAGTATCTCGAAGGTTTTGAGGGAGGACTATCTCGAAAGTGTGGGGAAACTTTATCGGGAGGTTTCCGACAACTATCTGGGATACGATTTGGATAGTGCGGTCACTCTGAAATTTAAACAGCAACATCTTTCTCCGACTTGCTTGTGCCTGACGGAGGACGATCGCTTTCTGTATGTGGCTAACAAAAACGGCATTATTGCTCGGTGGGATTTGAACAAGAAGGAAAAACTGTGTTCCACGAAGCCGCAGCGAACGTCAATTCAGGCTTTGGCGATATCGTACGATTTGAAGTTTCTAGTTGTTGCCGATGGAACTAATGAAATTAAAGTTTTggacggcacttcactggaacCAGTTAACAGTCTCAGTGGGCACTCGGATGTTGTTACCGGAGTGGTTTTTCGTAAAAATACACATCAAATGTATTCTTGTAGTAACGATAGAACCGTTAAAGTCTGGTCACTGGATGAAATGCTGTACGTCGAAACGCT CTACGGCCATCAGTCAGGCGTAACCAGCATTGATGCATTAGCTCGGGAACGTGCTATTACATCCGGTGGTAGCGATCACTCCGTGCGGATTTGGAAAATCGCCGAAGAATCGCAATTGGTGTACAACTGTCCAGCGACCGTCAACAGCGTTGAATGTGTTCGGTTGATAGGTGATGAACATTTCCTTACCTGTGGTACTGATGGTTCCGTGTCGGTTTGGAGTTCGGGGAAGAAAAGACCTCTTCACACTGTTCCACTAGCCCATGGCCAGTCATCGAACGGTGAGGCTAATTGGATCAGTTCGATTGCTACTCTACTGAACACGGATGTTATTGCTTCCGGTTCGTGTGACGGCTGGGTGCGGTTGTGGAAATTGGTTGGACCAGGTAAAAAAATTGAACCGCTAATGGAAGTTCCGGTGGAAGGATTTGTGAATGCTCTTAAGTTTACCGCTGATGGCAAGCGGTTGATCATCTGCGTAGGACAAGAGCACCGGCTGGGTCGATGGTGGAGTATAAAGCAAGCGAAAAACAGAACTATCGTGCTGCCACTGAAGGTGGTCGAGAGAGAGGATCATAGAAAAGCAAATAAAGATTAA